The Spirosoma radiotolerans genome has a window encoding:
- a CDS encoding peroxiredoxin, whose product MSLRLGDIAPDFEADTTQGHIHFHEWLGTSWGMLFSHPADFTPVCTTELGRTALLKDEFGKRNVKVIAVSVDDLESHNRWTPDIKDVTGSEVNFPIIADADRKVATLYDMIHPNASEKTTVRSVFVIGPDKKIKLTLTYPASTGRNFNELIRVIDSLQLTADYQVATPADWQQGDDVIVTPAVTNDQLEAKFPKGVTFVKPYLRTTPQPNK is encoded by the coding sequence ATGTCACTACGCTTAGGAGATATCGCCCCCGATTTTGAGGCCGATACAACGCAAGGCCACATCCATTTTCATGAGTGGTTAGGTACTTCCTGGGGAATGCTATTCTCACACCCTGCCGATTTTACACCCGTTTGTACAACGGAATTGGGTCGGACGGCACTCTTGAAAGATGAATTCGGCAAACGAAATGTAAAAGTTATTGCCGTATCGGTGGATGATTTAGAGTCGCACAATCGTTGGACGCCCGATATTAAGGACGTGACCGGTTCAGAAGTTAACTTCCCAATTATTGCGGATGCTGACCGGAAGGTGGCTACCTTATACGATATGATTCACCCCAATGCCAGTGAAAAAACAACAGTTCGCTCGGTGTTTGTGATTGGACCCGACAAAAAAATCAAACTGACGCTGACCTATCCAGCCTCAACCGGACGTAATTTTAATGAGCTCATTCGCGTGATTGACTCGCTCCAGTTGACCGCCGACTACCAGGTCGCTACCCCCGCCGACTGGCAGCAGGGTGATGATGTTATTGTTACGCCTGCTGTTACCAATGATCAACTGGAAGCTAAATTTCCGAAAGGCGTAACGTTTGTTAAGCCGTACTTACGCACAACACCCCAGCCCAATAAGTAA